A window from Zingiber officinale cultivar Zhangliang chromosome 7A, Zo_v1.1, whole genome shotgun sequence encodes these proteins:
- the LOC122002442 gene encoding magnesium transporter MRS2-1-like — MAERRERLIPRKPSSTSGSREPIPVRRPLFQGVDFSGLKKRGQSLRSWIRVDAATGNSQVIEVDKFTMMRRCDLPARDLRLLDPLFVYPSTILGREKAIVVNLEQIRCIITADEVLLLNSLDSYVLQYVVELQRRLAASNAEVLSGGAPSPDDLPFEFRALEVALDAACTFLDAQAAELEIEAYPLLDELTSKISTLNLEKVRRLKSRLVALTRRVQKVRDEIEQLMDDDGDMAEMYLTEKKRRTETSFFGEQSFHGFNLAAGGVSVSAPVSPVSSPPDTHKLEKTLSFARSRRDSMKSSSTITENIEELEMLLEAYFVVIDSTLNKLTSLKEYIDDTEDFINIQLDTVRNQLIQFELLLTTATFVVAIFGVVAGIFGMNFEITLFEVPSAFQWTLVITGVTGLIIFCLFLCYFKYRRLMPL, encoded by the exons ATGGCGGAGCGCCGCGAACGGCTCATCCCCCGGAAGCCATCTTCCACCTCCGGGTCCCGCGAGCCCATCCCTGTCCGCCGCCCTCTCTTCCAGGGCGTCGATTTCTCCGGCCTCAAGAAGCGCGGCCAGAGCCTCCGCTCCTGGATTCGCGTCGACGCCGCCACCGGCAACTCCCAGGTCATCGAGGTCGATAAGTTCACCATGATGCGCCGGTGTGACCTCCCCGCCCGCGACCTCCGCCTTCTCGACCCCCTCTTCGTCTACCCCTCCACCATCCTCGGCCGCGAGAAAGCCATCGTCGTCAACCTCGAGCAGATCCGATGCATCATCACCGCTGATGAGGTCCTTCTTCTCAACTCCCTAGACAGTTACGTCCTACAGTACGTGGTTGAACTCCAACGGCGCCTAGCGGCCAGTAACGCCGAGGTGCTCTCCGGCGGGGCGCCTTCGCCTGATGACCTGCCTTTCGAGTTCAGGGCCCTCGAGGTCGCCCTCGATGCAGCCTGCACTTTTCTCGACGCACAG GCAGCAGAATTAGAAATTGAGGCATATCCATTGTTGGATGAGTTGACGTCTAAAATCAGTACCCTTAACTTGGAAAAGGTTCGTCGCTTGAAGAGCAGGCTTGTTGCCTTAACTCGGAGAGTTCAAAAG GTTAGAGATGAAATAGAACAACTGATGGATGATGATGGTGATATGGCTGAAATGTATCTCACGGAGAAGAAACGGCGGACGGAAACATCTTTTTTTGGCGAACAATCATTCCATGGGTTCAATTTGGCTGCTGGTGGTGTGTCAGTTTCTGCTCCAGTTTCGCCTGTTTCTTCACCACCTGACACTCATAAGCTTGAGAAGACTTTAAGTTTTGCAAGGAGCAGACGTGACAGTATGAAAAGTTCCAGCACTATTACAGAGAACATAGAGGAATTGGAAATGTTATTGGAAGCTTATTTCGTGGTCATTGATAGCACACTGAACAAACTGACCTCA TTGAAAGAGTATATTGATGACACTGAGGATTTCATTAACATTCAGCTG GACACTGTGCGGAATCAATTGATCCAGTTTGAGCTGCTACTAACTACTGCCACATTTGTCGTCGCCATCTTTGGAGTTGTTGCCGGGATATTTGGTATGAACTTTGAGATTACTTTATTTGAAGTACCATCTGCATTCCAGTGGACCTTGGTGATCACTGGAGTGACCGGCTTAATTATTTTCTGTTTGTTCTTATGCTATTTCAAGTACAGAAGACTAATGCCCTTGTAA